In a single window of the Acyrthosiphon pisum isolate AL4f chromosome X, pea_aphid_22Mar2018_4r6ur, whole genome shotgun sequence genome:
- the LOC103307769 gene encoding uncharacterized protein LOC103307769 yields MNKKFTFEQKQYILKLGPCQPSAQEMPFHKFPKTNNLSFHAKWYTKTLPDGSVGTQKHGLAFRGHNEKWSDTVRGNFKDLVILLAEYSPVLSSYITQLKEKGKNMTSFITWQRQNQLIDSISNSILKSIVQEANTARLFSISIDTTFDISRHEQVSFVIRYTDESKGKIVERLLMICTTSSTNSQTLYSIFLNIFEKTNIDWKNNLIGQSYDGAANMRGEYNGLQAKIKSVKSCLEAVDLFGILAKVYDFICCSKNRVFVFEQNQIERNPTWPVRSLKRVTTTRWSRYSTALKTILNTWEALIDTLEDLH; encoded by the exons ATGAACAAGAAATTTACATTTGAAcaaaaacagtatattttaaaattaggacCTTGCCAACCAAGTGCTCAAGAGATGCCTTTCCATAAATTTCCAAAAACCAATAACCTTAGTTTTCATGCCAAATGGTATACCAAAACATTACCCGATGGATCTGTAGGAACTC aaaaacatgGATTAGCATTTAGAGGACACAACGAAAAATGGTCTGATACTGTTAGAGGAAACTTCAAAGATCTCGTTATTTTGCTAGCCGAGTATTCGCCAGTTTTGTCCTCATATATAACCCAATTAAaagaaaaaggaaaaaatatgaCATCTTTTATTACTTGGCAACGACAGAACCAACTTATTGATTCAAtctcaaattcaattttaaaatcaattgtaCAAGAAGCGAATACTGCTAGATTATTTAGCATATCAATAGATACAACATTCGATATATCAAGGCATGAACAAGTATCTTTTGTAATTCGATATACCGATGAAAGCAAAGGTAAAATTGTTGAACGTTTACTTATGATCTGTACTACTTCATCCACTAATAGTCAGACCCTTTAtagtatttttcttaatatttttgagaaaaccAATATtgattggaaaaataatttgataggtCAATCCTATGACGGCGCAGCTAATATGCGAGGCGAATACAACGGTCTACAAGcaaaaattaaaa GTGTTAAAAGCTGTCTTGAAGCTGTTGATTTATTTGGGATTTTGGCCAaagtatatgattttatatgttGTAGCAAAAATCgtgtatttgtttttgaacaAAATCAAATAGAACGTAATCCTACATGGCCAGTTCGTAGTTTGAAGCGTGTTACTACTACACGATGGAGTAGATACTCTAcagcattaaaaacaattttaaacacatGGGAAGCTTTAATTGATACACTTGAAGATCTTCATTAA